The Bacteroides ovatus genomic interval ATCGAAAGTGCCCGGTATAAAGCAAAAAGATGCGAAGGTTGCCCTTTGCGTGGCAGTTGTTTTAAAGCTCGGGGGAACCGTATTATAGAAGTCAACCACCGATTAAATCAATACAAACGGCAGGCACGGGAAAGGTTGCTCTCAGAAGAAGGTATCAAGCATAGAGGCAGGAGGTGTATAGAACCAGAGGCTGTGTTTGGACAAATGAAATACAACATGGCATACAGAAGATTCCGGCATGTGGGAGAAGACAAGGTTACAATGGACTTTGCTTTCTTTGCTATAGCCTTTAATATCAAAAAAATGTGTGCTAAACTGATAAAAGAAGGAAAGGGGCTCATTACAGTTGCCAAATATATGTTTATGGGACTATTTATAACCCGATATAATTGGAATATAGCAACTTGTTGCCAAATGCATGAGGAAAAAGCAGCATAGCCAAAAGAAAATATAGCAGAACTGTAAAATATAAAAGAGGTTGTGCCAACGTTTTGACACAACCTCCTCTTTTTCCCATAAGTATTACTAATACAACAGTAATCCTACCACACCCGCCAGACAAATCAACAGAATAGGATGAAGATTCCATTTCCATGTAACCAAAAAGGCGGCTGCGAAAATACCGATACTTTTATAGTCTATAAAATTCTCTCTATTCATCATAAGTAATGCAGCCGAAGCAATCAGCGCGACCGACATAGGAAGCAGTCCAGACATAGCCGCTTTAATATACTTATTATCCTTACACTTCGCAAAGAAATAAGAAATGAGCAACACCAAAATAAAAGAAGGCAAGCAAACGGCTACAGTGGCCAACACAGCTCCCCAAACACTTTGTGTTACCGCATAACCTACGTAAGTAGCACTATTTATGCCAATCGGTCCCGGAGTCATCTGCGAAATTGCGACCACATCCGTAAACTGTTGAGGAGTCAGCCAATGATGAAGATCCACTATTTCATGTTGAATCAGGGAAAGCATTGCATATCCACCCCCAAAACCGAACATACCTATTTTAAGATACACCCAAAGTAATTGCCAATATATCATACCTGTTTATTCGCTATTTTTTCTTTCAACCATAATGTATATACCAATCCCCCTATAATTCCGGCCACCACAATATAAATAGGTGATAAGCCGAACTGCCAGATCAACACGGTAGCTATGGCAGGAGCAACCAACTGAAAATACTTCAGTTTCAAAGCTCTAACAGCAGAAATGCAAGGAAACAGAATCAATGCTACCACGGCAGGACGTATTCCATTAAAGATACGAATCATCACTTCATTATCCTGAAACTGTGCAAAAAACATGGCTATCAGCATCATGATAACGAAAGAGGGAAGAATCGTAGCCAATGCACACACCAGGCTACCACCCACCTTATACAACTTATATCCTACAAAAATAGAAATATTCACAGCAAACACACCCGGAAGCGACTGCGTCAAAGCAAACATCTCCATAAATTCTTCCTTATTCATCCATTGCTTGTTAACAATCTCCCGTTCAATCAACGGAATCATGGCATAACCGCCACCAATAGTAAACATTCCAATCTTCGCAAATGTCACGAATAATTTTAAATACTCCAGTACCATCCTTTCTTTCTAATTTTCCGACATTTTGTGTTTATTTTTTAATGAGCCCTTTAGTTGCATCATATCCAATCTGATAACTGCGTCCTTTCACAGTTTTAAAGGAGATAGTCTGATCCGCATACTTTATGACACAGTCGCCTCCTGCATTAGAGCGTACAACAGCTTCTTTCAATTGATGATTCTCCCAGATCACATCCACCTCAAAATTTCCTTTTGCACAAATACCACTGATAGAACCGTCTTTCCATGCATCCGGCAAAGCCGGTAATAATTGAATAAAGCCCATGTGACTTTGGAGCAGCATTTCGGTGATTCCCGCTGTCCCACCAAAGTTCCCATCAATTTGGAAAGGCGGATGCGTATCCCACAAATTATCCATGGTTCCGTTCTTCAATAAATTGCCGAATAAAGTATAAGCATGATTACCATCCTGCAAACGCGCCCACTGATTCAACTTCCAACCCATACTCCAACCGGTAGCACCATCACCACGATGCACCAATACCACTTTAGCAGCTTTCGCCAGTTCGGGAGTAGTGACGGGAGAAACAGTATGTCCCGGATGCAGGCCGAACAAATGATTCACATGACGATGTTCATCTTTCGGATCATCAATATCCACCGACCATTCCATCAACTGACCATAACGACCTATTTGATAGGGAACGAGATTGGCAAGCACATGCTCCCATTGCTTACGTCCTTTCTTATCTACACCCAACACTTTGCTTGCTTCAATCGCATCCATCAGAATTTCACGCACTACGGCATGCACAAAAGTAGCTCCCTGATCGATAGGACCATGCTCGGGCGAAGTGGACGGAGCAGCCGTATAGGTTCCATCCGGCTTATGCCACAGGTAATCGACTGCAAAATCCGCACTACTCTTAATTAGTTCATAGCCGGTTTCTTTCAGAAATTTCAAGTCTCTTGTATAGTCGTAATACTCCCATATATGAGTAGCCAGCCAGGGACCTGCCATCGGATTGAAGTTCCACGACATATCCCGACTTTCCAACGGAGTGGTAAAGCCGAAAATATTGCCGGAGATAGATGCCGTCCATCCTCTTGCTCCGAAATAAGCTTGTGCAGTCTTCTCCCCCGGTTTCACCAGTGTACGGATAAAGTCAATCAACGGAAGCACGCACTCATTCAAGTTGGTAGAACAAGCAGGCCAATAATTCATCTGGATATTGATGTTATTATGATAATCCACACGCCACGGTCCATCGACATTATTGTGCCAAATCCCCTGTAGATTAGCAGGCATATTGCCCGGACGGGAACTGGCAATCAGAAGATAACGTCCAAATTGATAATACAACTCTCCCAGATAATAATCCGGCTGTCCTTTCCGATAATTTTTCAGACGTTGGGAAGTAGGCAGATTCACTCCTTTCACCGCTGGGTTCAGATTCAGCCGAACCCGGTTGAACAGAGTAGCATAATCATTATAATGTTGATTGAATAAAGCTGTATATCCCTGCGCCACTGCATTATTCATCCACTGCTTTGTCGTTTCTTCGGGATTAACGCCTATATATGTTTTCGGATCTTTGAAATCCGGATCAAAGTTAATCTTATAGTCAGTGTCCGCTGTGATATAAAATACAACTTCGTCTGCATCCTTCACTGTCAACTTTCCATCTGCATTAGACAGTGTTCCTCCTTTTGTTTCTGCCTGGATGCACACAACATACTTCATTCCATTATTATCCAAAGAAGCTGTGTAAACCAGTCCTTTATTTCCATCAGAAACCATGCTGCCGGTAGACAGGGGATTGGGCGCATAACTGAAAACCAGATTTTGTTTCCCCGATTGATCCGCGCTGAAACGTACCACCATTACATTGGCGGGGTAAGAGATAAAAAAATTGCGTTGATAAGCCACACGATCCTTTTTGAATTGTACGACTGCCATAGCCGAATCCAAAGAAAGAATGCGCTTATAATCGCTCATTCCTATCATATTCAGTCCGGTTTCTACATAAAACTCTCCCATTGTAGTAAAGCTACCGAAACGGAAAGGATTTTCTCCGTCAGCTTCATACGAAACTTCACTATTGAAGTTCTGTCGCGTTAGCATTTCAGCCTTTTTCTGATCTCCCTCTGTAAATGCTTTGCGTATTTCATCTAAAAGATGGGCCGATTGTTTATTGACATTCCAATAATAGTCCACACCTTTCGCTGTGTTCGGACCACCGCGCCAAAGCGTTTTTTCATTGAAAGTGATACGTTCGGCTTCTACCGATCCCATAATATTTGCGCCGAGGCTACCGTTACCAATAGGCAATGACTGTGACTCCCAACTGGCATCCAGATTATGTCCGCTTCCTGCTGTTACCGGTTTATTTTCATCTTTCCACAAATCCGGTCTTCCGCCATACCAGGCAGCATATCCCTGCAAAGTATTCGGAGTATCAAACCAGATGGAAAGTCCTTGAGTATAATCTGTTTCTCCCGCATAAAGCCCGGAGGTAAGGAATAGGGAACTAATAAGAAGGAAATAAAAATTCTTCATGGTCGTCGCGTCGTTATTTAAGATTAATAACCCATTTATAGTCTGTACAAAAGTAGTCAAAATATATATCTAATAAAAATAAAACAGAATCTCAACAACCTCTATAATGAGGTAAAATTACATCAAACCATCCGACAGTATTTTTTTCACGACCCAATACCCGACTCTGGCCTCTGAAATCCCTGACAACAACCGATGAGGACAGACAAACGCATCATCAATAATTTCTGCTTCCATATAATAAAAGCAACAGGAAGAATCCTTTTCAAAGGCTTTCGCATATTCCAAAATATGTGTCGATATCAAGAAATGACAATGAGAGAAGCTTTTCAGTAATTCATTGACGGCAACGGAGGCTTGAAACGCATCTTTAGCATTCGTCCCGCGAAACATCTCATCTAATACCACCAAACAGCGTTTTCCGGTCACAGCTTTTTGCATCACTTCTTTAATACGGAGTACTTCCGCCATAAAATGACTTCGTCCGTCCCGCAAAGAATCCGGCAGATTAATAGAGGTATAAATCCCCTCGTAAAGAGGACAAATCATTGATTTCACAGGAACAGGCAAACCGCAATGTGCCAACCAGACAGCCAAGGTCAATGCCTTTAAAGTTGTTGACTTTCCCGCCATATTAGAGCCTGTAAAAATGCATATATTTCCCCGGGACATCTGCCAACGGTTTGGCTGCGCATCTTTCACAAAAGGATGAACGACTCCCTCCACCGAGAAGTCCATTGTCGGTACCATTACCGGCATACAACAGAAGCTCTTCTCTTTTGCCACCCGGTGAGCTGTACGGCAAACATCAAGTAGATATATAACAGACAGAAGTTCCTTCAAAGATAACAACCGAGTACACCGGAACAGATAATCGAATTTGTCTATGACAAAGTTAGATAGTCGTTTTTCCTCATCAGAGGTCTGCTCCAATACTTCCTCCAATTCACTTCCATGGAGAATATTATCAATCATAGCAGCAGATTCTTTCATGAGTTGCGGGGCGTCCTGTGGTAGTTCTGTCGCCCATTCCTTCAGACAATGCAAGAGATGAACCACTAATTTCACCCCTCTGCAGATCACATAACGGGTCGAATCATATCGCACCAGACGGTCGATAACAGTAGCACATGAAAGTAAAATATGAGCTTCCCGTATCTGGTCACGATAAGCCAAGTAATACTCAATAAAATCCAGCTCTTCTTCATTCAAAAGAAGTTCGGGCAAAGCATCCCAGACAATAGCCTCCTGTCTTTTACGGATTTCCCCCAAATCACTTAGCGGATACATAATCCAGTTCAACATCCAGGGAAAACGCATTATAAATCATGTAAAATAAGTTCCCATAAGAATTCATTATCCCACCCTGCTATTAATCTTTTTCTATTGATTGGTATCTCTCTTTTGTTGTTTCTTAATGTAGCCAATGCAATTTTCGCCAGTACGGAGAAGTTTAATGCTGATATATTTCTTCTTCTGGTATTATCTTCATGGAAATTGACATCTAGCTGCCAATGTAGATTATTCTCAATTTCCCAGTGTTCTCTACTATTTTTAAGTATCTTCTGCGCATCAGGTTCCAAGGAAGATATAAAACATCTTTTTTCCACTGTAGTGCCTTTGTTTGTATTTCTGGTATTCTCTATATATCCGAAAGACTGTATATTTTTCCACTTCTTTCTAATATCTGCTCCCAGAAAACCAGGATCGTTGCAGCAATAGCAGATTCTCGACTCATTCCTGCCATGTCCTTCTTCATGCGTCTCATATTTGTCAAATCGTACTGTTGTACCTTTTGATACAATACTTTCTGTTACTGACAGTACTATTTCCTTTAATTTCGGTTGATTATCTTTCACTATAAAAATGTAGTCACCTTCTCCCTTTATGACTTTCTCTGCAATTGTACGCTGGCATCCTAAAGCGTCAATTGTAATAATACAATCTTTTATACACAACATATCTAATAATTCAGGAATGACAACTATCTCATTTTCCTTTTCTTGTGTACATAACTGTCCAAGGGAGATTCCCAGTTCTGTTGCAAATGCACTGATGACATGCAATTTGTACTTTCCCGTATTCGAATCAGGAAGCACTCCTTGTTTACGATGACGCTTGTCCTGTTCGGATTCATAGGCTCCTCGTATGGTTTTACCATCAATGGCTATATGCCCCGAATAACATTTGAGAATGCTTTGGACCCATTGCCTATAAGATTCTTCAAATTTTAAAGGATCTAATGCCGAGAAAAAGCGATTAAATGTATCATGGGAAGGGATACCATTAAAATTGGAAAGCTTGGCTGCAAAAAAAGATTCTTTACTTTTACCAAAGTCTTCTATTGAATTCCAAGTATCAGCGCCACATATAACAGCAGAAATTGCAATAAGAACAATGGTACTGGCCTGATGTTTTTTACAACGGTCTATCCGGTTATCTATCAATATTAATGAATCAGCAAATTCATGTAGGTTGCTGATCTCAATCTTTCTTTTAGTTTCTTGCTTCAT includes:
- a CDS encoding ISAs1-like element ISBaov2 family transposase codes for the protein MKQETKRKIEISNLHEFADSLILIDNRIDRCKKHQASTIVLIAISAVICGADTWNSIEDFGKSKESFFAAKLSNFNGIPSHDTFNRFFSALDPLKFEESYRQWVQSILKCYSGHIAIDGKTIRGAYESEQDKRHRKQGVLPDSNTGKYKLHVISAFATELGISLGQLCTQEKENEIVVIPELLDMLCIKDCIITIDALGCQRTIAEKVIKGEGDYIFIVKDNQPKLKEIVLSVTESIVSKGTTVRFDKYETHEEGHGRNESRICYCCNDPGFLGADIRKKWKNIQSFGYIENTRNTNKGTTVEKRCFISSLEPDAQKILKNSREHWEIENNLHWQLDVNFHEDNTRRRNISALNFSVLAKIALATLRNNKREIPINRKRLIAGWDNEFLWELILHDL
- a CDS encoding glycosyl hydrolase family 95 catalytic domain-containing protein → MKNFYFLLISSLFLTSGLYAGETDYTQGLSIWFDTPNTLQGYAAWYGGRPDLWKDENKPVTAGSGHNLDASWESQSLPIGNGSLGANIMGSVEAERITFNEKTLWRGGPNTAKGVDYYWNVNKQSAHLLDEIRKAFTEGDQKKAEMLTRQNFNSEVSYEADGENPFRFGSFTTMGEFYVETGLNMIGMSDYKRILSLDSAMAVVQFKKDRVAYQRNFFISYPANVMVVRFSADQSGKQNLVFSYAPNPLSTGSMVSDGNKGLVYTASLDNNGMKYVVCIQAETKGGTLSNADGKLTVKDADEVVFYITADTDYKINFDPDFKDPKTYIGVNPEETTKQWMNNAVAQGYTALFNQHYNDYATLFNRVRLNLNPAVKGVNLPTSQRLKNYRKGQPDYYLGELYYQFGRYLLIASSRPGNMPANLQGIWHNNVDGPWRVDYHNNINIQMNYWPACSTNLNECVLPLIDFIRTLVKPGEKTAQAYFGARGWTASISGNIFGFTTPLESRDMSWNFNPMAGPWLATHIWEYYDYTRDLKFLKETGYELIKSSADFAVDYLWHKPDGTYTAAPSTSPEHGPIDQGATFVHAVVREILMDAIEASKVLGVDKKGRKQWEHVLANLVPYQIGRYGQLMEWSVDIDDPKDEHRHVNHLFGLHPGHTVSPVTTPELAKAAKVVLVHRGDGATGWSMGWKLNQWARLQDGNHAYTLFGNLLKNGTMDNLWDTHPPFQIDGNFGGTAGITEMLLQSHMGFIQLLPALPDAWKDGSISGICAKGNFEVDVIWENHQLKEAVVRSNAGGDCVIKYADQTISFKTVKGRSYQIGYDATKGLIKK
- a CDS encoding MutS-related protein codes for the protein MLNWIMYPLSDLGEIRKRQEAIVWDALPELLLNEEELDFIEYYLAYRDQIREAHILLSCATVIDRLVRYDSTRYVICRGVKLVVHLLHCLKEWATELPQDAPQLMKESAAMIDNILHGSELEEVLEQTSDEEKRLSNFVIDKFDYLFRCTRLLSLKELLSVIYLLDVCRTAHRVAKEKSFCCMPVMVPTMDFSVEGVVHPFVKDAQPNRWQMSRGNICIFTGSNMAGKSTTLKALTLAVWLAHCGLPVPVKSMICPLYEGIYTSINLPDSLRDGRSHFMAEVLRIKEVMQKAVTGKRCLVVLDEMFRGTNAKDAFQASVAVNELLKSFSHCHFLISTHILEYAKAFEKDSSCCFYYMEAEIIDDAFVCPHRLLSGISEARVGYWVVKKILSDGLM
- a CDS encoding chromate transporter, with the translated sequence MIYWQLLWVYLKIGMFGFGGGYAMLSLIQHEIVDLHHWLTPQQFTDVVAISQMTPGPIGINSATYVGYAVTQSVWGAVLATVAVCLPSFILVLLISYFFAKCKDNKYIKAAMSGLLPMSVALIASAALLMMNRENFIDYKSIGIFAAAFLVTWKWNLHPILLICLAGVVGLLLY
- a CDS encoding chromate transporter, translating into MVLEYLKLFVTFAKIGMFTIGGGYAMIPLIEREIVNKQWMNKEEFMEMFALTQSLPGVFAVNISIFVGYKLYKVGGSLVCALATILPSFVIMMLIAMFFAQFQDNEVMIRIFNGIRPAVVALILFPCISAVRALKLKYFQLVAPAIATVLIWQFGLSPIYIVVAGIIGGLVYTLWLKEKIANKQV